The Streptomyces sp. NBC_00483 genome contains the following window.
TTTCGCCGCGGCCCGCCCTGTAGCGGCGTTTTACGCCTGCGCCGTCCCCGGTGCGGCGAGCGCCGCCACCCGCTCGACGCCGAACGCGTATCCCTGCACGCCGCATCCGGCGATCACGCCGTCGGCGCGCAGCGATACGTAGGAGTGGTGCCGGAACTCCTCGCGCTGGTGGATGTTGGAGATGTGGACCTCCACCACCGGCATGCCGTCACAGGTGTTGAGCGCGTCCAGGATCGCCACGGAGGTGTGCGAGTAGGCGGCCGGGTTGATGACGACGCCCACGTGGTTCTCGCGCGCCTCATGGATCCAGTCGACGAGCTCGCCCTCGTGGTTGGACTGCCGGAAGTCCACGGTGGCGCCGTGCGCGGCAGCCGCCTTCACGCACAGGGCCTCGACGTCGGCGAGGGTGTCGCGGCCGTAGATCTCAGGCTGGCGCTTGCCGAGCAGGTTCAGGTTCGGGCCGTTGAGAACCATGATCGGGGCGTTGGCGAGCGTGCGCGGCACGAGGGACCTCCGTAGAAGAGCGTTTGCTCCTTGAGGGTCTATCACGGCGCCACTACCTCCCGAAGGGCGGTGGGTAGAGGGCGGTCAGGGCGTGACGGCGAGCTCGATGTACGCGGCGAGGATCACCAGATGGACGCCGCCCTGCAGCGGTGTGGCACGGCCCGGAACGATGGTGAGGGTCGCGACCACCATCGTCAGCGCGAGCAGCACCATGTGGGTGGCGCCGAGCCCGAGGACGAGCGGCCCCGTCAGCCAGTACGAGGCGATGGCGACGGCCGGCACCGTGAGGCCGATGCTGGCCATGGACGAGCCGAGCGCGAGGTTGAGGCTGGTCTGCACGCGGTCCCTGCGAGCCGCGCGGAGCGCCGCGATCGTCTCGGGCAGCAGCACGAGCAGCGCGATGATCACGCCGACCACCGCCTGCGGCATGCCCGCCGCCTCCACCCCCTGCTCGATCGTCTTCGAGACGCCCTTGGTGAGTCCGACGACGGCGACGAGGGCGAGCCCGAGCAGGCCGAGGCTGAACAGGGCGGTCCGAGTGCTCGGCACGTCGGCGTGGTCGTCCGCGTCGATCACCTCACCGTGCTTGGTGATCGGCAGGAAGTAGTCGCGGTGGCGCACGGTCTGCGTCGCGACGAAGAGCCCGTACAGGACGAGCGCGGCGACGGCCGAGAAGACCAGCTGGGAGGTGGAGAACTCCGGGCCGAGCTTGCTGGTGGTGAAGGTCGGCAGGACCAGGCAGAGCGTCGCGAGCGTGGCCACGGTGGCGAGGGCTCCGCCGGTGCCCTCGGACTGGAAGATCGCCACGCGGTGCCGCAGCGCGGCCGCGAGCAGGCTGACGCCGACGATGCCGTTGCAGGTGATCATGACGGCGGCGAACACGGTGTCGCGGGCGAGTGTGGAGCTCTTGGCCCCGCCGTCGGCCATCAAGGTGACGATCAGCGCCACCTCGATGATCGTCACGGCCACCGCGAGCACGAGCGAACCGAAGGGCTCACCGACCCGGTGGGCGACGACCTCCGCGTGGTGCACGGCAGCGAGCACGGAGGCCGCGAGGACCACCGCGACGACGGCGACCACGGCCCCCGGCAGCTCGCGCCCCCAGGTGAACGCGAGCAGCACGATCGCGATCAGCGGCACCACCACGGTCCACTGGGTACTCAGCGCCCGCACTCTGGTGATCATTCATCGATGGTGCCGGTGGCGCGGCGGGGGCGCGACTTCGGCGGTGGCGGCGGACGGACGCAGGGCACCGGGAGCGTAGGTCACTTGAGTTCGCGGATGTCTTTGAGGTCGCAGTTGATGAAGGCCGGCGGGCGGGTGCACAGGGCCGAGAGGCGCTGGTTGAGCTCGGCCACCTCGGGGCGTTCGTTGCTGCGCATCGCGTCCTCGTAGGACTCGAACTCGATGACCGCGAGATAGCGGCCCGTGGTGTCCCGGTCCTTCAGCATCATGCGGTGCGTGGGGCCGCCCGATACGCCCTTCATCTGCTGCTCGAACGACTCGAGCAGCTCCCGCATCTCGCCGAACCGCTGGGACTCGAAGTCGATGATCTGGACGAACTTCATGGGGGCCTCCCCCGTCGTGCCCTCGCGCCCCTGCGGGACGCGCTCAGGACACAACGAAGCACCGGGAGGGGCACGCGGCAATCGGCCGCGCACCGCTCCCGGTGCTGGTAATTCCTACGCTCGACGCCGTCAGGCCTCGATGCTGTCCTTCTGAGCCTCTTCGGCCGCGTCCCTCTCGGCCTGCTTCTTCGAGGCGATGAGGCTGGTGATCGTCGTGATGATCAGGACGCCGCAGATGACGGAGAGCGAGACCGGGATGGAGATCTCCGGTACGTGCACCCCGGACTCGTGCAGCGCGTGCAGGACCAGCTTCACGCCGATGAAGGCGAGGATCACCGACAGGCCGTAGCTGAGGTGGACCAGCTTCCTGAGCAGGCCACCGATGAGGAAGTACAGCTGGCGCAGGCCCATCAGCGCGAACGCGTTCGCCGTGAAGACGATGTACGGGTCCTGGGTCAGGCCGAAGATCGCCGGGATCGAGTCCATCGCGAACAGCACGTCGGTCATACCGATGGCGAGCATGACGACCAGGAGCGGCGTCATGACCTTCTTGCCGTGCTGCCGGATGAAGAGCTTCGTGCCGTGGTACTGGTCCGCGACACCGAACTTCTTCTCGATCGACTTCAGGACGCGGTTCTCGTCCCAGTCCTCCTCTTCCTCGTCGGACATCGCCTCCTTGATGAGCTTCCAGGCGGTGTAGATGAGGAAGGCACCGAAGATGTAGAAGACCCACGAGAAGTTGGCGATGACCGCCGCGCCCGCCGCGATGAAGATCGCTCGCAGAACCAGGGCGATGAGCACACCGAACAGGAGCACACGCTGCTGCAGGTGGGTCGGGACCGAGAACTTCGCCATGATCAGGATGAAGACGAAGAGGTTGTCGACACTGAGCGACTTCTCCGTGATGAAGCCCGCGAAGAACTCACCGCCGGCCTGGCTGCTCCCCCAGATCATCACGCCGACGCCGAACAGCGCGGCGAGCACGATCCAGACGATGGTCCAGATGCCCGCTTCCTTGATCGATACGTCGTGGGGCTTTCGCCCGATGAAGAAGTCGACCGCAATGAGGGCGCACAGACCGAGAACGGTCAGCACCCACACAGTCATTGATACGTCCACTACTGCGCCTCCGGCGTCGTACGGCTACTGATCAGCGTCGTCGCTGCCGGAGGTCTCTTCCACCCGAGCGCCTTGGCGCGTCTCGGGCCGGCGCCCCGGGATCGACCGCCTTCTGGCCTGTCGTCCGTACTGACGGGAACGCCGCGTTGGAGTACTCCCCTCCGCGTCAAGGAGCGTACTAGAAACACCCATGGAAGGTAAAGGGGAAGGTAAAGTAGTCACCAAGTTCGCAGGTCAGAGGCCCCTCTGCCGACGGGCTTTCGTCACCTCCGCGAGCACCTGCCGCAGGATTCCGCTGCCCGGCGGGACCGTCGACGGCTCGTACGTCCATGCGTGGCCCACCCACGGGTCGGCGAGGTGTCCGTCGGGCACGGGCGTCAGGCGCAGCAGCGCGCGCCACAGCGGGTCGAGCAGCGGTCCGTACTCGGCGGCGTCCTCCCGGTCGGCCACGACCATCAGGTGCACGCCGACCGGCGGCCCCTCGTCCGCGAGGTAGCGCAGCCGGTTGATGTCCCGGTCGTCGAAGCCGTGCGGAAAGTCGTGCACGACCAGGAGCTGCTCGGCGACGTCCAGGTCCGGTGGCAGCGCGTCGGCCGCGCCCGCCCGGGCCGCCATCTGTACGAGGTCCACGCGCTCGGTCAGCCGGGTCAGCGTGTCCGCGACGCCCGCCGCGCCCCTGGCCGGCGGACCGGCGAGCACGCCCGCGTCCACGAGCGGCGCGAGCGCGCCCGCAGCGGTGCCCGCCGGGTCGATGACGTGCACGCTGAACTCGCCCGCCGGGTAGGCCGCGAGCAGCCGGGCCGCATGGAGGACGGCGGTGTGGGCGGCACGCGCGCGTAGTGCGTCGGCGTCGGCGAGGCCGTCGGCGGCGGACGGCCCCGCGTCGATCCACAGTCCGCGCTCCAGCGGCAGCCGTACGAGCATCGGGATGCGCAGCCCCACGCTCTCGCTCTCGGGCAGGCTCAGCTCCCCGAGACGGACGGCCATGGGGGTCTCCACGGGGCTGCGGTAGGCGTGCCAGCAGGGGCTGTCCCAGCCGGCGTACGCCGCCGGGAGGGCGGGCTCGACGACCTCGCCCTCGGCGGCGAGCTGCGCCAGGTCCCGGTCGAGCGCTTCCCTGGCCCGGTCGACCAGGGCGCCGTGCCTGGCGCGGGCGGCCTCGCGCGCGGCGTCGCCCCGGCCGTCGAGGCGGCGGCGTGGATCTGCGGAGTCGGCGAGGAGCCCGTCGAGCTCGCGCTCCAGGCGGGAGTCCGCGAAGTCGACGGCGCTGCGGTACGCGGCCGTGGTGCGGGCCAGGTCCTCGAACATGCCCCACACCTGGTTGTAGAGCCGCTCCTCCAGGGACCAGCCCGCCGCGTCCCCGGCGACCGGCGTTGCGGGCTGCTGCGCCGGCGCGGACGGTACGGGTTCCCGGCGGCCGGGGTGCGTGTAGTCGATGGGGTCGTCCGGTGCCGCGGTGGGAACGGTCGCGGGGGCGGCCGGGGGCAGGGCGCCGGAGGCGTGGCCCGCGGTGGCCGCCGCGCGGACGTGGGCCCCGTCCGCGGTTTCCGAGGTACGCGGCGGGGGCGCCACCGCGCGGTCGCGGCCACGGGCGACGGCGTCATGGATGGAGCCCGCGAGGGCCTGCGCGTCCGGCAGGCCCTGGTCGGCGAGGAGCCCGGCGAGGCCCTCGGCATAGCCCTGGCCCACGGCGCGCACCTTCCAGGCGCCGTGCCTGCGGTAGAGCTCCAGGGCGACGACGGCCGACTCCGTGTCGAGGTCGGTGATCGTGTAGCTGGCTTCCTCCGCGCCGTCCGGCCCCCTGACGGCGACGAACGGGGCCGCCGCGGCGCCGAACCGTGCCGGACCGGCGTCGCTCACGGGCAGCGCGAGCAGCACGGTGACGCGGTGCACGTCCTGCGGCAGCGCGTCCAGGTCGACGGCCAGGCGGTGGTCGGCCGCGGCCTGGCGCGGGACTTCGAGGCCCGGCAGCGCGGGCGCGCCGGGGTGGGCGATCCGGTCCGCGCCCCGCACGGCGCCCCGGTCGTCGGCGAGCGTGGCGCCCGCGACGACCGGGTGGCCGGCCGACACCCGGATCTCCAGACGGGTCTGGGTGAGGGGGTGGTTCTGGCCCCTCACCAGTTCGGCCGCCATCGTGGGTCCGCTACAGGCTGGGCAGGATCGAGGGCATCAGGTCCTGGAACGTGCGGCCGTTGGCCGCCTCGCCCAGGGCTGTCATCTTCCAGCCGGGGCCCGCACGGTGCACCTTCGCCATGATCTGCGCCGTGTACTTGCCGCCGCCGTCGAGCGTGTAGCGGGCGAGCTCCTGCCCGTTCGTCTCGTCGACCAGGCGGCAGAACGCGTTCTGCACCTCCTGGAAGGTCTGCCCCGTGAAGGAGTTGACCGTGAAGATGATCTGGTCGATATGGACCGGGACACGCTGCAGGTCGACGACGATCGACTCGTCGTCGCCGCCCTGTCCCGCGCCGCCGACCAGGTTGTCACCGGTGTGCCGCACCGAGCCGTCGTCGCTGACGAGGTGGCGGAAGAAGACCACGTCGACAGGCTGCTTGTCGGCGAAGAGAACCGCTGACGCGTCGAGGTCGATCTCGCGCGTGCGGGTGCCGAACAGGCCGCGCCGAGGGGCCGCCTGCCAGCCGAGTCCCATCCGTACCGCGGTGAGGGTTCCCCCGCCCTGCTTCTCCAGGCTGATGGCCTGACCCTTGGTCAAGTCGATGCCCACGCGCTGTCCC
Protein-coding sequences here:
- a CDS encoding calcium:proton antiporter, translated to MITRVRALSTQWTVVVPLIAIVLLAFTWGRELPGAVVAVVAVVLAASVLAAVHHAEVVAHRVGEPFGSLVLAVAVTIIEVALIVTLMADGGAKSSTLARDTVFAAVMITCNGIVGVSLLAAALRHRVAIFQSEGTGGALATVATLATLCLVLPTFTTSKLGPEFSTSQLVFSAVAALVLYGLFVATQTVRHRDYFLPITKHGEVIDADDHADVPSTRTALFSLGLLGLALVAVVGLTKGVSKTIEQGVEAAGMPQAVVGVIIALLVLLPETIAALRAARRDRVQTSLNLALGSSMASIGLTVPAVAIASYWLTGPLVLGLGATHMVLLALTMVVATLTIVPGRATPLQGGVHLVILAAYIELAVTP
- a CDS encoding TerD family protein → MAAELVRGQNHPLTQTRLEIRVSAGHPVVAGATLADDRGAVRGADRIAHPGAPALPGLEVPRQAAADHRLAVDLDALPQDVHRVTVLLALPVSDAGPARFGAAAAPFVAVRGPDGAEEASYTITDLDTESAVVALELYRRHGAWKVRAVGQGYAEGLAGLLADQGLPDAQALAGSIHDAVARGRDRAVAPPPRTSETADGAHVRAAATAGHASGALPPAAPATVPTAAPDDPIDYTHPGRREPVPSAPAQQPATPVAGDAAGWSLEERLYNQVWGMFEDLARTTAAYRSAVDFADSRLERELDGLLADSADPRRRLDGRGDAAREAARARHGALVDRAREALDRDLAQLAAEGEVVEPALPAAYAGWDSPCWHAYRSPVETPMAVRLGELSLPESESVGLRIPMLVRLPLERGLWIDAGPSAADGLADADALRARAAHTAVLHAARLLAAYPAGEFSVHVIDPAGTAAGALAPLVDAGVLAGPPARGAAGVADTLTRLTERVDLVQMAARAGAADALPPDLDVAEQLLVVHDFPHGFDDRDINRLRYLADEGPPVGVHLMVVADREDAAEYGPLLDPLWRALLRLTPVPDGHLADPWVGHAWTYEPSTVPPGSGILRQVLAEVTKARRQRGL
- a CDS encoding TerC family protein, with the protein product MDVSMTVWVLTVLGLCALIAVDFFIGRKPHDVSIKEAGIWTIVWIVLAALFGVGVMIWGSSQAGGEFFAGFITEKSLSVDNLFVFILIMAKFSVPTHLQQRVLLFGVLIALVLRAIFIAAGAAVIANFSWVFYIFGAFLIYTAWKLIKEAMSDEEEEDWDENRVLKSIEKKFGVADQYHGTKLFIRQHGKKVMTPLLVVMLAIGMTDVLFAMDSIPAIFGLTQDPYIVFTANAFALMGLRQLYFLIGGLLRKLVHLSYGLSVILAFIGVKLVLHALHESGVHVPEISIPVSLSVICGVLIITTITSLIASKKQAERDAAEEAQKDSIEA
- a CDS encoding TerD family protein encodes the protein MTKGQAISLEKQGGGTLTAVRMGLGWQAAPRRGLFGTRTREIDLDASAVLFADKQPVDVVFFRHLVSDDGSVRHTGDNLVGGAGQGGDDESIVVDLQRVPVHIDQIIFTVNSFTGQTFQEVQNAFCRLVDETNGQELARYTLDGGGKYTAQIMAKVHRAGPGWKMTALGEAANGRTFQDLMPSILPSL
- the aroQ gene encoding type II 3-dehydroquinate dehydratase, whose amino-acid sequence is MPRTLANAPIMVLNGPNLNLLGKRQPEIYGRDTLADVEALCVKAAAAHGATVDFRQSNHEGELVDWIHEARENHVGVVINPAAYSHTSVAILDALNTCDGMPVVEVHISNIHQREEFRHHSYVSLRADGVIAGCGVQGYAFGVERVAALAAPGTAQA